In Bos taurus isolate L1 Dominette 01449 registration number 42190680 breed Hereford chromosome 10, ARS-UCD2.0, whole genome shotgun sequence, the genomic window TGTgtattttctgacttttctttCTAATGTATGCATACTTAATGTTGGACTAGAACACCTTCTACTGTTTATCTCTGGAGATAAAGATTTCAGTAGAACCAGTAATTTAGTGGCTGTTAATTTGGTGCTTTCATGATTCTTGAGAAGTAGGAGGACATGTCTTTCTGTTCTAAATACATCTGTGAAATCCTGATATTACAAAATCTTCAGCAAAATTTTGATGAACTTGTTGAGTAAAAGCGCTCTGTGTTTTCCGGGATAGATAAGAAAATCTCCAAATGGCACAAGCCCATAGAACTGGATCTGATCTTTGGTTGTGGCCAATTCTGGCTCCAACCCCACTTCTACCCTGGAAGGTATACCCTCGTCCTCTGCTCTCAGTGCAGCTGTCACCTGACCGATGACCAAAGAGACTGGCGGTGGGGATGGGAATGGGGACAAAGGGGTTTCTTTGAAGGTCAGGTGCTTAAGTCATCTTTAAGTCCTTCTCCCCAACCCTTATCTTCAGTCACTTGCACCAAGGCCTCTTTTCCCTCCCCCAAGCACATACCTTTGAAATTTTTCTTCCCTTGTACAGAGCAGGCCTTGACCATCTTTTAAACCTAAAGGCAGCAGGGGGCCTAGTGGgaacacaggttttttttttctctccccagcACAGAACCCcatatgtctggctctaggcttTACACCCCTTCAGGACTGACTGAAAATATGATTTGGTTTAGAGCTAAGAGTCGCATTTagcaggaaggaaaaagaaaccataTAACAGACCATGACAGTCTCTGAGTTTACCAACAGCCTGGCTTCCCCCTCTTTCCTTTGGATTCCACCCTCCCAGGTGAATGTAAGGCCTCTTTGTTGACCAGCATGGCAGCCACTTACCACCTGTGGCTATTGAGTGCTTGGAATGTGGCTGATCCACATGAATATGTGCTGTAAGTGTAAAATATGCACTgtacaaaaagtttaaaagtgaataaaataactcactgataatttaaaatattgattacatattgaaatgataatatttgggggtaaaataagtatattattaaaattaatatcacctgtttctttttactgtgACTCCTAGAAGGTTTTAAGTCACATTTGTGGGTTGTATTATATTTCTACTGGATTACCCTCTTATCAACctgtgtctgttttctttctgattctttttgCATCCGATAGCCATAACCACTGTTTgagatgtttttttctttattttaaactcaGTCTCTAGTTCTTTATTTCCATTCCTACCAACACCTTGTGTTGCCTCTTCACCACTGTTCACCTCTCCTCACCTCCTTAACATACACTTTACCAGATATATTTGGAACAGTACATTTTCTCGCTGGCTTGTTTATCCTGAATTTATACTGATTATGTATATCTTGaatttctattaatttattttagctttttttatgagtcccactttattttttttaataaagtgtagttaatttacaatgtggcgttaatttctgctgtacaaagtgattcagtcacataaacatcatttttcatgttcttttccattatggtttctcaCAGGATATATTGATTAAGCAAACACTAGGGGTTTTGATCTAGGTAACCTAGGAAGTTGAAGAAAAAGACATTGGCACTCGTTCACAGTGCCTTTTTGATAGCATTTATGTGAGTAAATAGTTATGAGACCATTGGTAATAATCTGCAAAGAGGCCTTTTGAAGATAAAGGATTGCCTGGATCACTGAAATACTGGACTTCCTTTCAACCTATAGttgtaatttgttttatttcaggGGAAAAATATCAGATACACAAAAAGACTGGAAATTCTTTGAGGTGAGTCACTTACCTTTGGGGACTCTGCTCTTTGAcatgaaatatgaagtatagcAGTAACCAATAGTTATTTTTCAGGCACATGTTTTTAGTAAATATCTTCTAAAAAGGATACTAATAAGCTGTGTGCCATTCCTTAAATCTTTGGTCTGATTTTCCTCCTGCCAAAGTGAGTACGTGTTAAAGTTCCCACAGCTCTTCAGGCATGTGGAGAGACTGGGTCATCTTGGTTTACATCTCCTTAGCGGTGTTCCATAGACGGGAGTTTCCCGTGTCATTTGTCATGGCATAGCTGTGGACTGTGATTCTTGTCTGTCTTCTGTCGTAGTCCTTTTATACATTCTGTACATACGTAGCCTGGATTGTCTTCCGACGTCAACACTTCACAGAGATTGAGGAAGAAATAGGAAGGCTCTTTCGTTCCAACATGTTCAACATTCCTCGAAGGAAGCGTGAGGATGAAGAGTCAGGAGGGGAGAAGAAGCGCATGACTTTTgtacaattcaggtatgaccttttGACTCTCCTAAGTTCAAGGACATTGCTAGAAAACAGGATCATGTGACCTAAATGTCATCCCTGCTTCTCCCTGCCAGGAGAATGATGGCAAAACGCCCAGCGATTAAGAAAGCCATTAACATGCGCTctccagtcatgtccactctGCTGCCCTCTCTCAGAGAAAAAGCTCAGAATGTCTCTGAGAAAAAGTACCGTCAAATAGGCACGAAATTCCCAGCCCAGATGCAAGAACCCAGGGAAACTCTGGACTCTTTGCACATGCCAATGTAAGTGGCCCCGGGGGAGAGGAATGAGAGACGGAGTGTTGTGTGTCACTTCGTAGCTGGGACCCAGGAGGGCCAGGGTCTCAGAAACAGCACTTCTGCCAGAAAGTTGAACAAAGGTGGAAACAGTCTTCCTACCATCCCTGGCTCCTGTCCACCTGTTTTCTTTCCAGATCAGCTCTTGGTATACGCATCTAGGCTAGAAAAAACTAGAAAGTTATACTAGACTTCAAACAGTTTTAATTTGGTGAAGTAAATAGCAGACTTTGTAAGACTGAGGTTTTCCCATTAGAAGAATAATCTTTGGGAAATGTACGAAATCTTGCTAGGTGTCAAGTTTTTGGACCCATATTTAAGACTACATTGGTGGTTCATAGAAATAgggaaagcttaaaaaaaaataggtgcataaatctgtgtgtgtgtgtgtttatcagtCTTAGCTTTATACACATACAAAGCACAACCATATGCCTTAGTCTTTGACCTCAGCAAAGATTCATCTATACCAATAATTCTTTCCACAGAGTTGGCATCTTGGGGGAGCCTCGATGTCAGTTCAACCCGCATACCCTTATCCCTCTTGATCCAGAAGAAAGCATGAAGTCTGGGAAACCGTCTTCCCTGATAGAAAGAAATAACATGAGGATTCAGGATACACTGGACTTAGTCATGAGAACACTGTCCTCTCAAACAACATTCCCTAAATAATCTATACATTCCACTTCTGTAGTTAATTCTTATATTTGAAGTAAACTACTTTGACTTAATCACTTTATATGACTAGTGTTTATTATTAAACTTTAAAACTTATCCAAATTATTTTGCTAAAAGTTCAACAGTAGACTAAAGAATTCTAGGAAGCTTTTGAAAAACTCATTTTCCTATATTTAATAGTTTGCTTTGTTAATTATTACTTCCTTGGCTTTACATGACTGTGTAGAGTAATGTATTAGGacatttgcctttttatactgctcaatgaacaatgcaaagaagtagaagaaaacaataaaatgggaaagactagacatcgctttaagaaaattagatatcaaaggaacatttcatgcaaggatgggcatgataaaggacaaaaatggtaaagACTTAACAGAGGTagaagaggttaagaagagatggcaagaatacacagaagaactgtacaaaaaaggtattgatgacccagataaccatgatggtgtggtcacttacctagagccagacatcctggtgtatgaagtcaagtgggccttaggaagcattactactaataaagctagtggaagtgatggaattccagctgagctatttaaaatactaaaagatgatgctgttaaagtgctgcactcaatatgtcagcaaatttagaaaactcagcagtggccgcaggaatGGAAAATGTCGGTTTTCTTCCCAATTCTAAAGAAGGGCAGTGTTAAAAAATGTtcagaagtgaaagtcacttagtcatgtccaactctttgtgaccgcatggactgtagcctgccaggctccctgtccagggagttctccaggcaagaatgctggagtgacttgccattcccttcttcaggggatcttcccaacctgggaatcgaacctgggtctcctgcattggaggtagattctttaccatctgaaccaccaaacCACCAGACAACTGGGTTCACTTCCTATGctagtaaagtgaaagaaagtgaaagtcgctcagtcgtgtccaactctttgccaccccatgaactgtacagtatatggaattctccaggccagaatactggaatgggtagcctttcccttctccaaggaatcttcccaacccagggattgaacccaggtctcctgcattgcaggtggattctttaccagctgagccaacaagggaagtccaagaatactggagtgggtagcctatcgcttctccaggggatcttcccaatccagaaattgaactggggtctcctgcattgctggtgggttctttaccgactgagctaccagggaagccccatgctggTAAGGTTATATTCaacatccttcaagctagacttcagtaGTACTTGAAtggagaacttccaaatgtacaagctgggtttagaaaaggcaaaggaaccagagatcaaattgctaacattcgttggatcatagagaaagcaagggaattcccccaaaaacatttacttctgctccattgactacacgaaagcctttgactatatgtatCACAACAGAGTGTGGAAGGTTCTTAAAGagtaggaataccagatcattcttacctggctcctgagaaacctgtatacgggtcaagaagcaacagttagaaccttaaatggaacaactgactggttcaaaattaggaaaggagtatgacaaggctgtatattgtcactctgtttatttaacttatatgccgagtacatcatgaaaaatgctgggctggatgagctacaagctggaatcaagattgctgggagaaatatcaacaacctcagatatgcagatgataccactgtaatggcagaaagtgaggggaactgaagagccttttgatgagggtaaaagaggagagtggaaaagctggcttaaaactcaacattaaaaaaatgaaaatcatggcatctggtgccatcacttcatggcaagtagaggTTAaagagtggaaatagtgacagatttttttcttcttgggctccaaaatcacaggctggtgactgcagccatgaaattagaagacccttgcttcttggaaagaaggctatgacaaacctagatagtgtattaaaaagcaaagg contains:
- the PPP1R36 gene encoding protein phosphatase 1 regulatory subunit 36 isoform X2, which produces MMEQLGLRLGTWYWKDETKTLEFRSFTPAVEFKERGKKGKAVHFVEIDGPASDRLTDKRFALRDDKSPRGLEKRSQQGNVTLHDAKFVALLLLQDTEMPRICSFTTFMRNKNLDNFLMALLYYLYYYLEKISQEKKPKSYMVGLVEKKEMEMIISKLEAAQKYLAQKYCVLVLGLGMPDKHHMSCGKGKISDTQKDWKFFESFYTFCTYVAWIVFRRQHFTEIEEEIGRLFRSNMFNIPRRKREDEESGGEKKRMTFVQFRRMMAKRPAIKKAINMRSPVMSTLLPSLREKAQNVSEKKYRQIGTKFPAQMQEPRETLDSLHMPIVGILGEPRCQFNPHTLIPLDPEESMKSGKPSSLIERNNMRIQDTLDLVMRTLSSQTTFPK
- the PPP1R36 gene encoding protein phosphatase 1 regulatory subunit 36 isoform X3; translated protein: MCLQFSPGHSQYVSVLSFTPAVEFKERGKKGKAVHFVEIDGPASDRLTDKRFALRDDKSPRGLEKRSQQGNVTLHDAKFVALLLLQDTEMPRICSFTTFMRNKNLDNFLMALLYYLYYYLEKISQEKKPKSYMVGLVEKKEMEMIISKLEAAQKYLAQKYCVLVLGLGMPDKHHMSCGKGKISDTQKDWKFFESFYTFCTYVAWIVFRRQHFTEIEEEIGRLFRSNMFNIPRRKREDEESGGEKKRMTFVQFRRMMAKRPAIKKAINMRSPVMSTLLPSLREKAQNVSEKKYRQIGTKFPAQMQEPRETLDSLHMPIVGILGEPRCQFNPHTLIPLDPEESMKSGKPSSLIERNNMRIQDTLDLVMRTLSSQTTFPK